CAGCACGCGAATCATCCCTGCTTTCTGCGCAATATTCATGATTCCCAGCCACAGCGCCATGATGCCAATCAGTCCCAACGCGATTTCCACGGACGTGTTGGCATAACTAAAAGCCGCTTTCGTTACGGCGTCGATCTTGCCATTAATTGCGCCGACAATCAGCGCGATAATGACCAGAGCCAACCAGATGTAGTTTAACATACCTGCCTCCTGTAAATTTTGATTTATTTTTATTTGAAATTTTATTCGGAAGAAACCATTGGGATTAAATGTAAAAAAATATCGGAGAGAATCAAGGTTTTTTTTGCATGAGAAATTAATCATTTAATTTATGGGCGTCATATTCAGAGTTAAGGAGTCGGCCTTTTATTTGGTGAGTTGTAGCAGGTAAATGCTAATCGGTTAAGTTGCACTTGTCATTTGTCGTCGGGAATTGTATCGAATAAAAAAGAAAGGAAAAAAATGAAAAATATTGCCTATTCTTTTTTAAGGTGTAGTCCACTTCGGAAGTGGACTACACCTTTTGCTTTTGTTTGGAATTTGCTCGGCGGTCAGGACTGGGAAGTTGTGACTTCCCTGCGATCCACAATTTCCTGCTAAAAAAACTCAAAAAAAGCTTGACTTTATCTTTATTTTTTATAAATTTAAGTAAGCAAAATGCGAGAGCAGGTGGGATAGTCCGCAGACTTTTGCAAGACTATTCTTTTTTGCATTCGCTCCGGGTTTTCTCCTGAAACCCTGCTCCCACAAAAAACTTTATTAATCGCATCTTTTTTTCAATTTCACAATTATTCCATTCACTAACTTATCAAGAGGAGAGCATGAAACCAAAAACGATTCTCATCCTGCTGTTGGCTGTTCTCGTGATTTTTGCTTGTCAGAAAAAGAACAGCACCGAGCCGACGGATGAGAATATTCAACCGCAGCAGGATATTCCCTGGCCCTCGCTGGCGGATAGTCCGTGGCCTATGTTTCATCATGACCCGCAAAGCTCCGGCAGGTCGCCTTATCCTGGCCCGACAAAAGGGAGAATTTCAAAAATAGTAACAATCACTCAAGGAGGCAGTAAATTCACTTTTACCACAATTGGGCCTGAAGAGCATGTTTATTTATCAGTGGGGAACATCTGGAGCGACTCACTGCAAGATACAGATGGCTATTTATTCAAGTTTGATAAAAGCGGCAATTTTATTTGGAAAGTCAATCTGGATGGCCATGATATTACTAGCTCACCATTAATTGATAAAGACGGAATCATTTACATTGGTTCTACGGATGGTTGTTTCTATGCCATTAATCCGGACGGATCAATTAAATGGAAATTTTGCACCGAATCCAAAATTGAATGCGGTCTTCGTGGTGTAAACATTGGATTAGACGGCACTTTATATTTTAGCACGATAAAGGATTTTTATGCTCTCAATAGCGATGGAACTCTTAAATGGACGCTTCCGGGGTTTGGGAACGCAGGAGCGCTTATTTCACCTGACGGAAGTATCTTATATGTTTACTCTCTTAGCTCAGGGACATTAAAGGCGATGGATAACAATGGAAATGTAATGTGGGACTACCCCTTTGCAATTAATCCACTTGTCGATTCTAACGGGAGAGTATATGCTGCAACGAGCGATTCAACATACACTGTGTTTGACGAAAAAGGAGAAGTAGTATGGGAATTTTCTATAAGCGCTCATAAAAATTGGACAAACGATCGCATTGATAATCTTACTGCGCCTACGATTGATAAAATGGGCAACTTCTACTTTTCTACTGATCTTGATTTGTATTCTTTGGATTACTCCGGGTCATTAAGATGGATTATACGCGGAGTGGGTGGCTCGGGCTTACATTTGATTTGCGATTCAGCAGGAAATGTATACTTGATATCAGGCTGGGCTAATTCGAGTGATCTTTTTTCAATCTCTAATAGCGGATTTTTAAACTGGAAACTGTCTCTTTTGCCCGAGCAGTATATATTTTGCGGTCCATCTATTTCTTCAGATGGTAAAATGTATTTCATCTCCTTATATGACGGAAAGTCGCAATTATATGTAATTGAGTAAAATGAGATTTGTTTGTGATGTAAGTAGGCTCTGGTGAGTAGTGGATTGGTGAGTGGGCATTCGTCATTTGGCATTAAGATTTTGATTCAGCGAAAATCCGCGGGATCTGCGAGAAAGCTTTTGACAAATTAATCAGCGAACCATGCTCAAATGCGAAAAAAATTCAAGGTGCAGCCCACTTCAAAAACGGACTGCACCTTTGGCTGCTATTTAGAATCTGCTTATCATTTGATTGTTGGAATTTGTTTGGAATCCGGAATTTTGCCTCTTATTTAAACTTATTCAATTTATTGTGAATCGTTTTTAAGCTGACGCCCAGCATTTTTGCCGCTTTCGTTTTGTTATTACCTGTTTTCTTGAGCGTCTCTAAAATCACCTGCCGCTCGATTTCTTCATAAGTCGCGCCAATGGGAATGATCAACACATCTTCCTGTGGAGAAATTTGTTGCATCGAAGCTTTCCGAGAAACATCAGCGCTTCCGGCCTTAATATGAGGAGGCAAAACGCTTTCATTGAGTTTATTGCCTGCTGTGAACAGCACTGCTCTCTCAATTACATTTTTCAATTCCCGCACATTCCCGGGCCAGGAATAGCGCAGCAAAGCATCACGAAAACCTGCTGCCATGCCGGAAATTTGTTTCTTGTTTTGTCGGCTGAACAATTGGAGAAATTCATCCGCCAACAAAGGAATATCGTCAATGCGGTCGCGGAGAGGCGGCAAATTAATTTCCACCACGCAAAGACGAAAATATAAATCCTCGCGCAGGTGTCCATCCTGCACCGCTTGCTGCAAATTTCTGTTTGTCGCCGCAATGATGCGCACATCTACTTCCAGTTCCTTTTTCCCGCCGAGACGACGAAAACGCCTTTCCTCCAGCACGCGCAGCAATTTTGCCTGCGTGTCGTATGCCATCTCGCCGATTTCATCGAGAAAAAGCGTGCCGCCGTGCGCCATCTCGAAACAGCCGGGCTTTTCGCTAATTGCACCGGTGAAAGCGCCGCGCTCGTGGCCAAAGAGTTCGTTTTCCAGAATCTGTTCCGGCAACGCCGAGACGTTCACGGCGATGAACGGTTTGTCCCGTCTGCCGCTTTTTCGGTGAATTGCGCGCGCCACCAATTCTTTGCCGGTCCCGCTCTCGCCGGTGAGAACCACATTTGCGGTGGAGTCGGCGACGGCGTCGATCATGCGGTAAATTTCCTGCATGGCGGCGCTCTGCCCGACCATGTCCTCATAGTGCGTGAGTTGACGAATTTGCTCTTGAAGCTGCTCGTGGGAAACCCGCAGTCGATAATGTTCCAGAATTCTTGGCAACAACGATTTTATCCGCTCAGGATTCACCGGCTTGGTGAGATAATCGTACGCCCCGGATTTCATCGCCCGAACGGCTGTGGAAATTGTCCCCTGTCCGGTAATTATTACAACCTGGGTGTCGAGATCTTCTTTTTTCACTTTTTTCAGCAATTGCAGCCCGTCCAGCCCGGGCATCTTCAAATCCGCCAGCAACACTGCGAAATGTTCATTTTGCAGCTTGCGCCAGGCTTCTTCGCCGTCCGCAGCTTCAATTACAGAATAGCCTTCCTCCTCCAGCAACGCCGCAATCCCCACGCGGATGGATTCGTCGTCATCAGCGATTAATATTTTTTCTTCTGCCATTTTTTTCCCGAAATTATTTGCTCAAAAATTTTCTCAAATCAATTTTGTTTCGTTTTTTTTCCGGTAACTTCACATATTCAATGAACCGCTCGGTGAGGCGGTGGATGCTCTGCACCTCATTTCCGGCGATCTGTAAATGTTTGGAAATCGCCTTATCCGCCGCCGTTTTCTCGCATTTTACTTTTGCCACGTCTAAATTGATCATGGCGGCGTGTAGTGGATTTCTCATTTTATGGGCGAAAATTTCCAGCATATTCAGCAACTCTTTCTCATCCATTGGCTTTCCCCGTCCATTTTTCGATTGTCTGTATCACGCGCTCCATGCTGAAAGGCTTTGACAAATAAGCATTGCAGCCGGCTTTTAGGGCGCGGTTTTTGTCTTCAGCGGCAGTTTTTGCCGTGATCGCGATGATTGGCACTTTCGCCATATTTTTTTGACTGCGAATTTTTTTCGTGGCCTGATAGCCGTCCATTTCCGGCATCAGCATGTCCATTAAAATAATATCCGGATTCACTTTTTTGGCTAACTTCACTCCCTGTTTACCGTTACTGGCAAAAAATGTCCGATAGCCTCTGCCGGATAAAATTGATTCCACAGCGAACTGGTTGTCAGGATTATCATCCACCATGAGCACCGTAGCGCGCGAATCAGTGCGGGTCTTTTTTCCCACACGTTTTTTGGTCGGCGTTTCACTACTGCCGACAGCGGTTCGATCTGCAAAATGCTCAGAAAAATCACGCACCGGAATTTGCACCTGAAAAGTCGTACCTTTTCCGGGCTTGCTGTCCACATCAATTTTTGCATTAAGTAAATTGAGAAAACGCTTCGTTATTGCCAGTCCCAATCCGGTGCCTTTGATTTTTTTTCGTTGGAAAGAATCCA
This Calditrichota bacterium DNA region includes the following protein-coding sequences:
- a CDS encoding PQQ-binding-like beta-propeller repeat protein yields the protein MKPKTILILLLAVLVIFACQKKNSTEPTDENIQPQQDIPWPSLADSPWPMFHHDPQSSGRSPYPGPTKGRISKIVTITQGGSKFTFTTIGPEEHVYLSVGNIWSDSLQDTDGYLFKFDKSGNFIWKVNLDGHDITSSPLIDKDGIIYIGSTDGCFYAINPDGSIKWKFCTESKIECGLRGVNIGLDGTLYFSTIKDFYALNSDGTLKWTLPGFGNAGALISPDGSILYVYSLSSGTLKAMDNNGNVMWDYPFAINPLVDSNGRVYAATSDSTYTVFDEKGEVVWEFSISAHKNWTNDRIDNLTAPTIDKMGNFYFSTDLDLYSLDYSGSLRWIIRGVGGSGLHLICDSAGNVYLISGWANSSDLFSISNSGFLNWKLSLLPEQYIFCGPSISSDGKMYFISLYDGKSQLYVIE
- a CDS encoding sigma-54-dependent Fis family transcriptional regulator gives rise to the protein MAEEKILIADDDESIRVGIAALLEEEGYSVIEAADGEEAWRKLQNEHFAVLLADLKMPGLDGLQLLKKVKKEDLDTQVVIITGQGTISTAVRAMKSGAYDYLTKPVNPERIKSLLPRILEHYRLRVSHEQLQEQIRQLTHYEDMVGQSAAMQEIYRMIDAVADSTANVVLTGESGTGKELVARAIHRKSGRRDKPFIAVNVSALPEQILENELFGHERGAFTGAISEKPGCFEMAHGGTLFLDEIGEMAYDTQAKLLRVLEERRFRRLGGKKELEVDVRIIAATNRNLQQAVQDGHLREDLYFRLCVVEINLPPLRDRIDDIPLLADEFLQLFSRQNKKQISGMAAGFRDALLRYSWPGNVRELKNVIERAVLFTAGNKLNESVLPPHIKAGSADVSRKASMQQISPQEDVLIIPIGATYEEIERQVILETLKKTGNNKTKAAKMLGVSLKTIHNKLNKFK